GGCATACTCCACATGCAAAACTGAAAAACTAGTATGGTCATGCAAAAACCAACCTATGCAAACCACAACCATTAATGGTACCGGCATCATTCAACTAGAACCTGGTTGCAGGGTAAAATGTAACGAATTTTCATTCCATGGTCTTAGCCAAGACATCACGGAAATCGAATACATAATTCCACAGATCAACCTGACCCTGGAAAACTTAAATTCAAGTCTAGCAATTCAGACTCCAACTTTGCTACTAAAGGACAGAAAAGATGCAGTAGCAATTACGGATGAATTCGCGCCATGGGGTCAAGGATTGTCCGAAAACGAAGAGAAGATGTCCCTAATTGCACTAGACCATCAAGAAGACAACTTACACCGGAAATTAGCAGTCGGTTCAGCAATCAGCATTCTAGGAATAGTCCTCGCCGTCGGTGGAGTCTGCAGCTGGAGAATTTTCCCTGGCTACCTACTGGCATGGAGGAAAACctggaaaaaagaaaaggaacCAGTAAAAGGCCCTACTAcagaattaaatgaaattatatataCCATCAAGACGCCAGCACCAGAGAAGAGACAGCCACCGGTCTGCCCATCACCCACAACTCAAGCGAGCACTTCAACTTCGTCCAAGGACATCTCTACGGACACCGAAGAATTTTCAAAGTCAGGAGTAAAACCTTTCCAACTCAGCAAATTCCAGTCTCCATGAAGAACAGCAGCTCACAATAAATATCCTAGATAAGCCAATAATATATTAGTTACTATAAGGAAGAGCAGGTGATTCGTCCTTGGCAAAaagtatattaataaataataaaccaaattcaaaaaaaaaaccaaagaCCAGTCAcccgctaataaaaaaaaaaaaaaaaaaaaaaaaaaaaattttttttttaattcatttaagacgcgaaatagaaaaaaaaaaaaaaagagaggaAAATTCGGATTTTGAGATTTCTGTACGAgcattaattaatacaaattttaccTACTTACGTAAATTGCCAAAACACTAGAAATAAtcctttttcaaaatttttttttttatatatataattaaatcctgatttctttttctaattattgaaAAGGTCGTTATCTTTAGAAGCGTCACCACTAAAAACAGATCTTGACAATCGCTGAATACCCAGCCATTATAAAGGGAAATCAACGAACCCTCGATATATGATGGTCACCTATGGGAAAGAGAGAACAGTAAGTTGATGCTAATAACTCTCAAAGAATAAAATCAAccgtaaataattaccttttGCCACCATACTTACCTGGAAATTTAATAGGTAATTAGATCACAGAGGATTCAgaactttatttttacataaagaTTTCTCCGAAAACTACTGTGTATCAGGAATGAAATAattccacaaaaaaaaaaaaaaaaaaaaaaaacgctctgaAGTTATTGCACTTCTTACACCGTTCCAACAATGATCCCAGAATCACAGCGAAAAAGATCAGCTTTTCCCACAAAACCGCTAGATCACAAAAgtacgatttaaaattttttttatatatacttcTTTTTGTGtaaatcaaaaacttttttttttccctccTTAAACAAACTAATAAAAGCGACGTACAGATATCTCAAAGGCGaaataacaaagaaaaattttattttaaatcgcAGCTACGTCGATACCAAGAGCGAAAATTTTAGACATTTCCACTCTTGAGGGGACGAGATAGAGCagcacttaaattaaaattcttctaattaaactgaatttttataatttttattatcaccgTAAATTCTATCACTCGCACtgtatattataagataaatatttcttttcatGACAAATGCCACATCTCAAATGAATGagagaataaaatttcgcCTACgcggcaaaaaaaaaaaaaaaaaaaaaaaattacatacatCGCACAATaaaatactataaaaaaaaaaaactcaaaaatttaattacaaatagaACAAgttgctttaaaatttttttattatagggaaatttctatataaattaaaaacttatttactattatgttttttatctaatttaaaattaatgttaataatcATAACTAATTCTAAAACGTTGTGTACCGAGAGATCGACAGAGAAATAGGGCATTGAGAGCCATCTAGTAACGCTCGACAGCGACCTAATTACCACGGGATCTACTGCACATTGATCAATGAACGAACTAATTACCATATCCGTACTGGGTCGATAATTAGGCAAGTTGTAGCATGCATTATCCCCTAAGCTCGGAGTAAGACCGGTTTACGGTAGATTCACTAACATCtacacaataaataataataataataataataataataataataataataataataataataataataataataataataataataacaataataattaactaataataaataataacaaaaaaaaaagggggGAGGGATtggaaactttttttctttcaaacaaaaaaaaaaacacatgtGCGAAAATGCCTAATTACCGACCGTCACTGTAATTAATCTTATATCAACTCCCTATGACCAATGCACTACTCTCTGTCCATCCTCACTATATGAACACCATATGTTAACGTAATTCATATTAAGtagcaatattttttattacaaaaattatatattcatGATGTAAGTGGTTATCGCTTATAGGCGAGGTAGACATAAGGAAAGCAAGTGGGCATTCTTACCCTCTCGCTTTCCGGGGGAATGTTATGTCCGcccgaaaatttttctttttatttaaaattcccGCTTTAGATGGAAGACCCACCTATGCGCGAAAACCaccttaaaattaatatcgtTGCGACTGCCGACTGACCGATGGGGATTTCTGCAAGCTAAGCAGCGGGAACTTTTAAAAGAGGCGGCAACCACCGCCCAACGTCTTTTAACTAATTCAATTCAAGTATCTTTGTTAACTGACCCGCGTTCGTAGAGGCTTTTGGTTTAATTTGCGCTGCACTTAGATCAAGCGGGTCCCCGTTAATACGGCGAAcgtgataaaattaaattcaggtcttttaattaatttgcacTGCACTTAGTTAAAGCGGGCCGCCGTCTGTAAGGGCTTTTGTTCTAATTTGCGCTGCACTTAGTTCAAGTGGGTCTCGGTCATCCGGCAGACGTAAAATAGATAAGTTCGTTAATATAAGGGATTAACCGTTTAATTTGCTCCGCATTTACATCGGTTTGAATCCGTTAAGTTTAGTTATTATTCGGTCAGTTACGCACTTTTTCCTGCGGGAAACTGGAAAGACGTTAACCGTAAATTAAAgtgtaaaatttcaataagtaGTTTATaagtgttaaataaaattattgtgaaaCGTATAACTGATTGCTGCTGTTCTAATAAAAACCAACTACACAAATCTCGAGTCGTTCTTTACTGAGAAAGCAGCCCTTGATCATCCATTCCTGGGCCTCAAATTCAACATCCAGACTCGAGAGCGCTTCCAGCCGCCCTTCAAGGCCCGGATCAGTAAGAAACAAGTCATCTAACGGTAAGTggaaagtaatttattaaattcaagaaaatcaaATCTCTACGAAAATTCTCAGTCTCTTCAAAAGGCGTGGTATTTCGTCTCTCGAAAGCTCCcacaacaaataatttaacaacgAGAATTAAAACCCCTCGTTGTGTATTCTTAAAAGTTAGTCCGATTCTCCACCGTTACCTCGCTACCGCATTTTCAACGCCTACGGAATTTATTGACCATACATCTAAAATCAAATTTCATACtcgaaaattgattttcatcataaaaaattaataagtatattttaaaattaatcaagtataatctaaaattgattttcattgtttaaaatttatttttatgactataacttaattttaatcatataatattgatgtttatatcataaaatcgacatttttagtcaaaaatcaattttgacatttaaaaattgatttttcatcatctaaaaataattttcaacggAAAAACGAATGATGTTTCatatattatcaattttgacactcaaaaattgatgatttaaATGCTAAAGTTAATTCTTGGacaaaaaattcatgatttattataaattatcgattttcataattgaaaattaattattcatgatcttaaattgatttaaataatttaaaatcaataattcactatcttaattaatataaaattaatctgtACTACATAAAATTGGTGATTTCTAGGCTAAAATtgattacaaattatttatttataactaaaattttttcttaaacaaCAATTGatgatttattgaaaattattgatcttTCAAATTgacaattgattatttatgatataaaCTTGGTTTctttaacattaatttatttactttacatataagattaatttttttctttgaaaatgttttaaaataattgaaaattagttgttataaaataaaattaataatttatagtctaaaatttatattaatattatatcataaattcaaaatatttaacattaattatttattatctcatattattgtttatatttattgattgattttcgtgataaaaaattaattattcataatcgaagattaattttttatcagaaaattgataatttatcatatatCCTCGATTTTTACTATTGAATAttgattattcaattattgattatattattgattattaaacatctcaaattaatttttattactttcctTCAATGACTTTtcatctaaaatttatttttatgataggaaatcaatttttacaattctaaattaattttcatgatgtTGAatcgatttaaataatttaagattaaaattcaatttaataattttgaattaataatttatgatataaaattgatttaaatgatCAATAATAACTTATTTGAAGtctaaactaaatttttataaatagaaatcaattatttattatatgatattaattttgttgatataaaattaatttgaataattgagAATCTATTGTGAATCTTAAATCGATTTCGAAAgtgtaaaattgatttttattatataaaattaattacgtttcatccaaaattaatttccatagtttaaaattgatttccaattcaaacaattaatttgtatgatataaaattgaaaatttacggtctttgatcaattttcataattagaagttaattttttatcaattttaatctATAAAGAGATTTTCAACATCTCcaattacttttgaaaatcaaaacttatgatttcttataaattacagatttttataattaaaaattggtaattataaatctaaaatcaattttatgtatattaatttcagtacaatttatcaacaattaaTTTGCATAATtctaattctatttttatatcataCAATAAATTcgtataattcaaaattaataaatcatgaTCTAAAATCCATTTTCattgtttaaaattcatttttatgataaaaaattgattttaattatgtaattataatttttatataattaaattaaacagtTATAgttcaaaatcaatttttatatctaaAAACGAATTAATCTTTATCTACAATGAATTTTCTATCAAACaactattaatatattatatatttttaattccaagATTTGAAAATTGATGAGTCACAATctctaatcaatttttttagaattaatttaatgacttTCTATCACAAATTAATTTccatagtttaaaattaattgtcattatgaaatattaattttgacagtataatattaatcattataataattttctatttccAACGATAGGTTTTTTGACTTATTGAAGAATTCCAAATTTCCAAGCCATCACCCACGatccaaattgatgttagactaatttttaattttacattaaatttcattcattaaatctatttttatcaCATTTTTGTCGGTATGAGCACACAATACCGTCTTCGGGTTAatatatctaataattaagaattttatcatttttcacaataatgtGGTGAGAATAAattcaatgaataaaatttaatgtaaaattcaaaattagtctaacatcaattttgatcggggataatggctttgaaatatggagcattttattctttataataatgaattatttatattataaataatattaataaatgattaagataattattaacagtCTTAAATTAATTCCTAGACTGAAATTTGATTATCAATcatctattattaattttaaagtgaaaaattcatgatttattatatataataatgattttcatcatttaatattaattatccatgacctaaaattaattttaattatttaaaatttattatttactatctaaaatgatataaaaataatctttataatataaattaatgatttctagtcaaaaattgatttttacaataacaaattatatatttattaccaaaattatttctcaaacaataaattaattattaagtgaatataactaatctttaatattaacatttaattattcataattgagaattaatttttatgaaattaattaatttactttttatctgaaattaatttctctaATAGAAAATGTATTGAAATGAATCataattagttttttcataataaaattgattatttatagtctaaaattaatttttataatatagcatagataaaaaatttaacaataattatttataatctcaAATTATTGTTCATACTGAATTATCGATTTTTAgagaaaaagttaattattaataatctaaaagtgatttttaatgaaaaaattgataatttatcatattttctcgatttttatgattgaatattgattatttaaaatcttaaattaatttttattatcttgctTTAATCACTTctcatataaaattaatttttatgataggaaatgaattttaacaattctaaattaatttttataatataaagtcaattcaaattatctaagattaatcatttataattttaatttaatttctttgatttgaaattaatttttttaatcttaaattaattacctaTACGGTTAAATTGATTtagatgattaaatattaattattcatggtcttaaatcaattttcataGATAGGAATCACTTATTTATAGTATAAtgttaatttatcaacaataaattaattatttattcaatatcgttaatttttttttaaataattgatttatataatataaaattaatttttataatataaaattaattgggGGTTGGCTATATGGCTGCATAAGTGACAGACGTGAAAATTCTCGCTCCGATTTACTGGCATTTATACATTGATAAAACTCATCTACAAGGCTTAATCGTGCCATTTTCAGTGCCAAAAAATCTCGGCTTTATTCTGTGATAATTAGTTTGATCGGCTCTAGAACCTAAGGAGTTAATTTGTGTTTATTCGTTGCGCAATTTTCAACAAAGAGAGGTTGGTTTTAATCATGTCGTCTCCTTCTAACAACAGTGCTCCTCAGCAAAAGTCCCCACAGAATTCTAACAGAGGGCAGCAGGTTACGACTTCACTTTCTCTGAGCGGTCACAGCCGCTGTACGGATAAAGTTCCCAGCACAAGAGGCCGCAAACCACTAGCACTCACCTGGAATACACGCAATCTGGACATCCTAGGAAGCCCGATAGATCTGctgaataacaataacaaaaaaaggTCACGTGAAGCAGAAGATGACCCCCCGGTAAAAAGGAGACTTGCGCTGGACCCCGCTACCATCACAACCCTCCAAGAGGGCATAGTAGATGCTCTAGCGGAAAAAGTTCAACTAATGATCAACTCCAAGTTATCTTTTATTCAAGGACTCCAAACAGAAGTTGAAGAAATTAAGAAATCCAACGCAGAGGCTATAGCTAAGCTAACAGACAACATCACAGCCAACGATGAACAGTACAACCGTAAGTTTGACGAAATAAGCAAACGGCTGACCAGACTTGAGTCAGCACCTCGTCCGAACACGCATTTGCATTCATCTTTTAAACAGAAACCACCAGGGCTGAACACACAGACTGACTCGCTAGATGCTGCAATTAAAAACCACATGGAGGCACTCAACAAGAAACTGGACTCCTTTGATAAACATCAACGCCAGATGAACATCATAATTGAGGGTATTGTCATTGGCGACACCCCAAAACATGAACTCACAGATCTTGTTGATAAATTCCTGGAAGAAAACTCCAGTGTAACTAGGTGTGTGGAATATGCGAGACTTATTGGCACCTACAACAAAACTGGTACTGTCATTAAGGCTAGAGTATCCTCGCTAAAAGCAAAAAATGAGATAATGGAGAAGAAAAAGACACTGGGTGctcgaaaaatatatatcgaaCATGATCGAACACCCAAAGAACGTGAAGCTGACTATAACCGGAGGCTAGAAGTCAGACAACGAAGCTCAGATAAAAGTAGCAGTATCCCATCTTCTGGATTCACTCTTCAACACCCGGCATCAACACACTATTCGTCGAGAACTACACCAAGGACTTCAAAGACTTTCCCCTCCACGCTGGACGCCAACCAACATTCCCCCTACAATACACAGGTGCAAACTCACAGCTCCCCAAAAAACGGAAACTGAGGATAGTATTCTGGAACTGTCACGGTCTCGGTAATGTAAATAGCTATACACCTTTAAGTAAGTCAGACATTTTTTCTATATATGAAACTTGGAgcactgaaaaatttattacactgTCTAAAGAATACAATGATTATAACCTCATATGTTCGCAGGCTACCAGGCTACATGAGGTGGGAAGGGCGAGTGGCGGCTTATTATTAGGCATTAACAAGGCTTTCAGATATGAAATACTTGATCTCTCGACTTGGTGGATTATTGTCAGGATTTCTCGGGACGATTGCAGCTTTATACTTGGTAACATATATTTTAGTCCTACACTTCAGATACAGCATCTTTTAGATGTTCTCCAACTGACCATTAATGACATATGAACGACCCATCGACACGAGCTTCTCGTGCTGGGTGGCGATTTCAACGTTCGTGTCGGAGAACAAGGCACAACTCATAAAGATGCCTTACTAGGCTTTTCGTTACAGCCTTTTCGCTCGTCACTAGACACTACTCTCACGAAGAGGGGCTCGCAGCTCTTAGACTTTGGCGATATGAATGGACTCATACTACTTAATGGTAGAACCCCCAGCGACTCTCCTGCCCAACATACCTTCTGTTCCTCGGCAGGCAAATCAGTAATCGACCTGGTATGGGCCAATCTCACTGGCATCCATCTCATTAACGACTTGCAGATCCTTCCCGAAGGCACCCTGTCAGATCATTTCGCTGTAGAAGTTACTCTCAACATATCCCTCGCTTCTCCTCCTGTTTCCCACTCCACCATCTCTTCCCTCTCCCCCCCAAAGCTGAGATGGAACCCCCAGGCTCAAGAAGCTTATACATCCAACATGTTAATGTCACAAAACCTAAAAACCACCTATGAAACAGCTACGACTGATTTCCTACACACTAACCTCGTCACAGCAATTACAGCTGCCGCCAAAGAGCTTGAAATGATAACAAAGAATAAACAAAACATTTTACAAGCTAATTCTAACAAGCCTTGGTTCGACAAAGATTGCCGGGACGCTAAGAAAAAACTAAACCGAGCCCTGAAAACAGCCAAagctgctaattttaatttacctgAAACCAATGAATATTTGAAAGACAAAAAAACTTACAAGGAACTGATTTCCGCCAAACTGAAGTCCTACAAGCTCACAGTCGTCCAGAGATTTTCCGACATCAGTAATACCACACAATTTTGGCGTACatataatagttttaaaatacGCACCCACTCGCCTTCTCTACCTCTTGACACCTGGAttgagttttataaaaatgtttatccaCCAAGAATAACCGACAACAGCTCCTTTTTTGGAGTCACGAATCCCATACTTGACACATCAATCACTTACGACGAAATTTACAACTCTATTTCTGCTCTGAAAAGCGGTAAGGCACCCGGGCCAGACACGATCACAGGagaatttctaaaaaatcttCCAGCCAACTGGCTCCTCTATATTCAATCGTGgttcaataaaattcttgacACTGAACACGTCCCAAGTAATTGGGCTCGAGTTGCTATGttcatgttatttaaaaaaggaGACCAGTCCGATCCCAGTAATTATCGCGGTTTAGCAATGATAAATGTTTTAACTAAAGTATTcactacaattttaaaaaatagactGATAAACTGGATCGACCTGACTGGTGCCTTGCCCGAGGAGCAGGCGGGTTTTACAACAAAAAAGAGTTGCACTGACAATATTTTCTCGCTTTTATCCGCCCTTCAAATAGGGCTAAGAAACAAAAAGTGTCGTCTATATGGTCTCTTCGTGGATTTCAGGAGAACCTTCGACTCCGTGCCTCACAGCGCCCTCTGGAGGAAGCTATTCTTCCTCGGTGTTAGTTAGAAATTGATAAGAATACTGAAGTGCTTGTATGATCAAGCAACACTACAAGTAAGATCAGGAGGGTGCCTTTCGGGGGCGTTTGAGGTCACGGAGGGGGTTCTCCAGGGCGAAATCCTCAGtcctattttatttattctttacttACACGACATAGTAGAATATTTTCGTGCCAAGGGTGCTCAAGGCAtacaaattaacaatatttatgATCTAATTATGCTATTGTACGCCGATGACTTAGTCATACTCACTAGATCATTCTCTGAACTCAGGAAATCGCTTAGAATTCTTGAAGAATACTGTACATGTAATCATCTTACCGTAAATATAACTAAAACCAAAATCATTCATTTCAGGAAAGGTGGACCAAGGGAGAGAAGGAGTCTCTACTTTAATGATAAACTCGTCGAATGGACCGACGAGTATGTGTATCTGGGAGTGCCTTTTACAGGCTCCACGCTAGGGCTATCAGCTGCTAAATCTGCCGCTCAGAAAGCCTACTCTGCCGCTGGCGCAGCGATCTCGACGCTTGCCACCATCAAAGCTGAGTCCTGGCACGGCATTACTAAAATTTACGATGCTATTGTAGCCAGCACTCTATTATATGCTTCACATATTTGGGGCTTACGCTATCTCGATACTTTAGAGAAATCGcaatctaatttttataagagaCTCCTCCTTCTCCCAAATGGTACCCCTAGTGCAGCTCTAAAACACGAACTCGGTGTTTATTATGTGAAGACCAAGGTCCTGAGATTGGCGTTGGGATGGATCGCCAGGATTCTTGAAATGGACGAACATTGCATTCCTAAAATGTGCTACAACAGACTTCTACTTCTAACAAACAATCCAGACACTGACTCTAGATACAACTGGATCGCACAATTGAAACCTTGGTTAGAATTAGGCAATGCGCCGCCGACTGTCTGGCTCAGTCCTTCCAACGCTCACTGGAAAAGACTGACTCCCAAGATCCTGAGCTCATTCACCGCCGATCTCAGACGCCTGGATCTAGCAGCTATCAATGAAAAAACTTCATGCCAAGTAGCCATTCCTCGCCAATTAAACTCACCCACGGcttcttatttaataaacaatccACTGTACATTGCCAGGATATTTGCTCAAGCAAGGCTAGCAAATCAccattattttagttttagttttaaGCGAATGTATTTTGGAATAAATCCACAACTCCCATGTATAATATGTAACCTCCTCGAAAACGAGAATCTAACACACATTGTTCTTAGATGTCCAATATACAGACCGTTCAGAGAACACTTTAATAACCCAATATTATCTACGAATCTAACTGATGGTGACACCCAGCTTGTCAATCTCCTAAGTGATCTGAGACCTACGATAGTAAAAGCGGTTTATCTCTTTCTTGTCCGCTCAATGAAACTTACAAGGAAACTCTCTCCGGTGTCCCCCTCCGATTTTGATAAAACTGAGATATGTTATTCTCCGTCGAAATCTAAGagacacgtatttttttttatctgcggaaaaacatttctagggGGTGAATGTCATGTAATGTGAATctgttttggaaaaaaaagaaaaaaaaaatgcttacaATATATGCTTTactataatcaaattaaatttaaaaataatttacaaatgattttttacaaaaatatttaatatttctgatgtttatgaaatttaatacttaa
This genomic interval from Cotesia glomerata isolate CgM1 linkage group LG1, MPM_Cglom_v2.3, whole genome shotgun sequence contains the following:
- the LOC123268266 gene encoding uncharacterized protein LOC123268266; its protein translation is MNGLILLNGRTPSDSPAQHTFCSSAGKSVIDLVWANLTGIHLINDLQILPEGTLSDHFAVEVTLNISLASPPVSHSTISSLSPPKLRWNPQAQEAYTSNMLMSQNLKTTYETATTDFLHTNLVTAITAAAKELEMITKNKQNILQANSNKPWFDKDCRDAKKKLNRALKTAKAANFNLPETNEYLKDKKTYKELISAKLKSYKLTVVQRFSDISNTTQFWRTYNSFKIRTHSPSLPLDTWIEFYKNVYPPRITDNSSFFGVTNPILDTSITYDEIYNSISALKSGKAPGPDTITGEFLKNLPANWLLYIQSWFNKILDTEHVPSNWARVAMFMLFKKGDQSDPSNYRGLAMINVLTKVFTTILKNRLINWIDLTGALPEEQAGFTTKKSCTDNIFSLLSALQIGLRNKKCRLYGLFVDFRRTFDSVPHSALWRKLFFLGVS